One Oryzomonas sagensis DNA segment encodes these proteins:
- a CDS encoding PPC domain-containing DNA-binding protein yields the protein MYSSITSLSLRLRPGDDIRNSLSRLLQDRELPAACVLSCAGCLSRAALRLAGSGGGTIIEGPLEIVSLSGTLSPQGPHLHIAFADSTGRVLGGHLLDGCIVLTTAEIVLAILPDVRFSRRHDTATGYAELVITSPVEVTP from the coding sequence GTGTACAGTTCCATCACATCGCTGTCGCTCAGGCTACGGCCGGGGGATGACATTCGCAACTCCTTATCCCGCCTGCTCCAGGATCGGGAACTGCCGGCAGCCTGCGTGCTCAGCTGCGCAGGCTGCCTGAGCCGGGCGGCCCTGCGGCTGGCCGGCTCAGGCGGCGGCACCATCATCGAGGGGCCGCTGGAGATCGTTTCCCTCTCCGGCACCCTTTCCCCCCAGGGGCCGCACCTGCACATAGCCTTTGCCGACAGCACCGGCCGCGTGCTGGGCGGGCACCTGCTGGACGGCTGCATCGTCCTGACAACGGCAGAGATCGTTCTGGCGATCCTGCCCGACGTGCGCTTCTCACGCCGCCACGACACCGCCACCGGCTATGCGGAGTTGGTCATCACCTCTCCCGTCGAAGTAACGCCATGA
- the cobS gene encoding adenosylcobinamide-GDP ribazoletransferase, with protein MKPYLVAFQFLTIIPLPFKVNCEARDLGRSTAVFPLVGLTIGALLAGLNWLITPWLARPLADALLVTALAAVTGALHLDGLADVCDGIAARGGRERFLEVMKDSRVGAVGVVGIVLDLLLKWQALLAVPASIKMQALLFFPALARCAQVLAMTGARHARKEGLGAVFIQGTGNARLIAALALTLAAAFVLPPLTGLSAYVAVILLTVALRCYFQRRLDGLTGDVLGCISELAEIAALVVISIRFS; from the coding sequence ATGAAGCCCTATCTTGTCGCCTTCCAGTTTCTGACCATCATACCGCTCCCTTTCAAGGTGAATTGCGAGGCCCGGGACCTGGGGCGTTCCACGGCGGTCTTCCCCCTGGTGGGGCTGACCATCGGCGCCCTGCTGGCCGGGCTCAACTGGCTGATCACTCCCTGGCTGGCCCGGCCGCTGGCCGACGCGCTGCTGGTGACCGCCCTGGCCGCCGTGACCGGCGCCCTGCACCTGGACGGCCTGGCCGACGTATGCGACGGCATCGCGGCCCGGGGCGGCCGGGAACGCTTCCTGGAGGTCATGAAGGATTCCCGGGTCGGCGCAGTCGGCGTCGTCGGCATCGTCCTCGACCTGCTCCTGAAATGGCAGGCCCTGCTGGCAGTGCCGGCCAGCATCAAGATGCAGGCCCTGCTGTTCTTTCCGGCCCTGGCCCGCTGCGCCCAGGTCCTCGCCATGACCGGCGCCCGCCATGCCCGCAAGGAGGGGCTGGGCGCGGTCTTCATCCAGGGCACCGGCAATGCGCGGCTGATTGCCGCCCTGGCTCTGACCCTGGCAGCGGCATTTGTGCTGCCGCCCCTTACCGGCCTCTCCGCCTACGTCGCCGTCATCCTGTTGACCGTGGCGCTGCGCTGCTACTTCCAGCGCCGGCTGGACGGCCTGACCGGCGACGTGCTGGGCTGCATCAGCGAACTGGCCGAAATCGCGGCCCTGGTGGTCATCTCCATCAGGTTTTCCTGA
- a CDS encoding Rrf2 family transcriptional regulator has product MPNNTQFSIAVHIMTGLGYKDGADMTSSSLARSVNTCPSFVRRVLSKLSKAGLVHTTTGKAGTCTLAKKASEISLFDIYEAVDAPKAFSIHGYDVQKPCPVSCNIKAALERVLEKTQLSVEESLKSITLEEVVSDVKRV; this is encoded by the coding sequence ATGCCGAACAACACGCAATTCTCCATAGCGGTGCATATCATGACCGGGCTCGGCTACAAGGACGGTGCGGACATGACCTCCAGCAGCCTGGCGAGGAGTGTTAATACGTGCCCCAGTTTTGTTCGGCGGGTTCTTTCCAAATTGTCCAAGGCGGGGCTGGTTCATACGACTACCGGCAAGGCGGGGACCTGTACGCTGGCCAAAAAAGCGAGCGAGATATCGTTGTTTGATATTTACGAGGCGGTGGATGCGCCGAAAGCCTTTTCAATCCATGGCTATGACGTCCAAAAACCATGCCCCGTGAGTTGTAATATCAAGGCTGCCCTGGAGAGGGTCTTGGAAAAGACGCAACTGTCGGTTGAGGAGAGTCTGAAGAGCATTACGCTTGAAGAGGTCGTTTCAGACGTCAAGAGAGTGTGA
- the thiC gene encoding phosphomethylpyrimidine synthase ThiC, with protein sequence MKTQIEAAREGIITPQMAAVAADEALAPEFVRNTVAEGRIVIPWNHGRKPRATGIGFGLRTKVNASIGTSSDIIDYEAEVAKARAALESGADTLMELSVGGDLDRVRREVIACVDLPVGNVPLYQAFCEAARKYGDPNRLDPEELFDLIERQCADGMAFMAVHCGINLSTIERLRKQGYRYGGLVSKGGVSMVAWMLANNRENPLYEQFDRVVAILKKYDTVLSLGNGLRAGAIHDSSDRAQIQELVINCELAELGRDMGCQMLVEGPGHVPLDEIEGNIKLQKRMSGGAPYYMLGPITTDVAPGFDHLTSAIGAAQSARFGADLICYITPAEHLALPNEDDVRQGVKAAKIAAYIGDMNKYPDRMRERDKEMSKARRDLDWEKQFRLALYPEDARAIRASRIPEDSATCTMCGNFCASRGAGKLFADDLKQDKI encoded by the coding sequence ATGAAAACGCAGATAGAAGCGGCCCGCGAGGGCATCATCACCCCACAGATGGCGGCAGTGGCGGCAGACGAGGCGCTTGCGCCGGAGTTCGTGCGCAATACGGTGGCCGAGGGGCGGATCGTCATCCCCTGGAACCACGGCCGCAAGCCCAGGGCAACCGGTATCGGCTTTGGCCTGCGCACCAAGGTCAACGCCTCCATCGGCACCTCCTCGGACATCATCGACTACGAGGCCGAGGTGGCCAAGGCGCGTGCCGCCCTGGAAAGCGGGGCCGATACCCTGATGGAACTCTCCGTAGGGGGCGACCTGGACCGGGTACGGCGCGAGGTGATCGCCTGTGTTGACCTCCCTGTGGGCAACGTACCGCTTTATCAGGCATTCTGCGAGGCGGCCCGCAAATACGGCGACCCGAACCGGCTCGACCCCGAAGAGCTTTTCGACCTGATCGAGCGGCAATGCGCCGACGGCATGGCCTTTATGGCGGTGCACTGCGGCATCAACCTCTCCACCATCGAACGCCTCAGAAAGCAGGGCTACCGTTACGGCGGCCTGGTTTCCAAAGGGGGGGTCTCCATGGTGGCCTGGATGCTGGCCAACAATCGGGAAAACCCGCTCTACGAGCAGTTCGACCGGGTGGTGGCGATCCTGAAAAAATACGACACCGTACTCTCCCTGGGGAACGGCCTCCGGGCCGGGGCCATCCATGATTCCAGCGACCGGGCCCAGATCCAGGAGCTGGTCATCAACTGCGAACTGGCCGAACTGGGGCGCGACATGGGGTGCCAGATGCTGGTGGAGGGGCCGGGGCATGTCCCCCTGGACGAGATCGAGGGGAACATCAAACTGCAAAAACGCATGAGCGGCGGTGCGCCCTACTACATGCTGGGGCCGATCACCACCGACGTGGCACCCGGCTTCGACCACCTCACCTCGGCCATCGGCGCGGCCCAGTCGGCCCGCTTCGGCGCCGACCTGATCTGCTACATCACCCCGGCCGAGCACCTGGCCCTGCCCAACGAAGATGACGTGCGCCAGGGGGTCAAGGCCGCCAAGATCGCTGCCTATATCGGAGACATGAACAAATATCCGGACAGGATGCGGGAACGGGACAAGGAGATGTCCAAGGCCCGCCGCGACTTGGACTGGGAAAAGCAGTTCCGACTGGCCCTCTATCCCGAGGACGCCCGGGCCATCCGCGCCAGCAGGATACCCGAGGACAGCGCCACCTGCACCATGTGCGGCAACTTCTGTGCCTCCCGGGGCGCAGGAAAGCTCTTTGCAGATGACCTGAAACAGGATAAGATCTGA
- the hemH gene encoding ferrochelatase, giving the protein MSEKTAVLLLQMGGPDSLDAVEPFLCNLFSDRDIIRIGPAFLQPVIARIISHRRAKTVVEYYRRMGGKSPLRELTERQGAELEKVLGERYRCFVAMRYWKPDTTSALAAIKREGISRVVALSLYPHYSRATTGSSFNELERVLAQAKVRFDLSAIRQFYDHPGYIGALVEKVEQGLAEFADRSAVQLVFSAHGLPRSFIDSGDPYLDHIQATVRLVMEHFGGISHHLAFQSRAGPVKWLEPSTESTIGELAKAGCRDLLMVPLSFVSDHIETLYEIDIQYREEAQKLGIANFRRSESLNSSPAFIQCLADLVRSLE; this is encoded by the coding sequence ATGTCTGAAAAAACCGCCGTATTGCTGCTCCAGATGGGCGGCCCGGATTCCCTGGACGCCGTTGAACCGTTTCTCTGCAACCTGTTTTCGGACCGGGACATCATCCGTATCGGCCCGGCCTTTCTGCAGCCGGTGATTGCGCGGATCATCTCACACCGGCGCGCCAAGACGGTGGTCGAGTATTACCGCCGGATGGGGGGAAAGTCGCCCCTGCGTGAGTTGACCGAGCGGCAGGGCGCTGAGTTGGAAAAGGTTCTGGGGGAGCGGTATCGCTGCTTCGTGGCCATGCGCTACTGGAAGCCGGACACTACTTCCGCCCTGGCGGCCATCAAGCGGGAAGGCATCAGCCGGGTCGTGGCGCTGTCGCTCTACCCCCACTACTCCCGGGCTACCACCGGTTCCAGTTTCAACGAGTTGGAACGGGTGCTGGCCCAGGCAAAGGTGCGCTTCGATCTGAGCGCTATCCGCCAGTTCTACGATCATCCCGGTTATATCGGGGCCCTGGTTGAGAAGGTCGAACAGGGGCTGGCCGAATTTGCCGACCGAAGCGCCGTGCAACTGGTTTTCTCGGCCCACGGCCTGCCCCGGTCGTTCATCGATTCCGGCGACCCCTACCTGGACCATATCCAGGCCACGGTGCGGCTGGTGATGGAGCATTTCGGCGGCATCTCGCACCATCTGGCCTTCCAGTCGCGGGCCGGTCCGGTCAAGTGGCTGGAGCCCTCCACCGAGAGCACGATCGGGGAACTGGCGAAGGCTGGCTGCAGGGATCTGTTGATGGTGCCGCTTTCGTTCGTCTCCGATCACATCGAAACCCTCTACGAAATCGATATCCAGTACCGGGAAGAGGCACAGAAACTGGGCATTGCAAACTTTCGGCGCAGCGAGTCCCTCAACAGTTCACCGGCATTTATCCAGTGTCTGGCCGATCTGGTGCGTTCGTTGGAGTAG
- the cobC gene encoding alpha-ribazole phosphatase, protein MTPATRIYLIRHGQVEGHDQPRYNGQTDVGLTDVGLEQYHVLKERLAGKPLSACYTSDLSRCAIGADIICGQFGIEPVKRPELRELNIGVWEGLTWKEIARRWPMEWQARLNDLVNYRVPRGENLLDVEARVMPVIGEIVERHKGQEILVVGHGGVNRIVLLSAIGAPLAGMFNIEQNYGCLNIIDYYVDGRATVKLLNG, encoded by the coding sequence ATGACCCCGGCAACCCGCATCTACCTCATCCGCCACGGCCAGGTGGAAGGGCACGACCAGCCCCGTTACAACGGCCAGACCGACGTGGGCTTGACCGATGTCGGCCTGGAGCAGTACCATGTTCTCAAGGAGCGCCTGGCCGGAAAACCGCTCTCGGCCTGCTACACCAGCGACCTGTCGCGCTGCGCCATCGGCGCGGATATCATCTGCGGCCAGTTCGGCATCGAACCGGTGAAGAGGCCGGAGTTACGGGAACTGAACATCGGCGTCTGGGAGGGCCTGACCTGGAAGGAAATCGCCCGGCGCTGGCCCATGGAATGGCAGGCGCGGCTGAACGACCTGGTCAACTACCGGGTGCCCCGGGGCGAGAACCTGCTGGATGTGGAGGCGCGGGTCATGCCGGTCATCGGGGAGATCGTGGAGCGCCACAAGGGGCAGGAGATACTGGTGGTGGGGCACGGCGGGGTCAACCGTATCGTGCTCTTGAGCGCCATCGGCGCACCCTTGGCCGGGATGTTCAACATCGAACAGAACTACGGCTGCCTGAACATCATCGATTACTATGTCGACGGCAGGGCCACGGTCAAGCTCCTGAACGGGTGA
- a CDS encoding peptidylprolyl isomerase, translated as MLRRSIVALMAVFIFAGIACAAGTAKNPVVLMETSQGAIKLELFEKEAPISVKNFLGYVNKGFYNGTIFHRVINGFMIQGGGFTTDFVQKPTVSPIKNEATNGLTNDRGTIAMARTGMPDSATAQFFINVVNNRMLNRPSPDGYGYAVFGKVIEGMDVVDRIKAVRTGFHHGMGDVPEQQVVIKSVKVLK; from the coding sequence ATGTTGAGAAGATCAATAGTGGCCCTTATGGCTGTTTTCATATTCGCCGGTATAGCTTGTGCCGCCGGCACGGCAAAGAATCCGGTTGTCCTGATGGAGACCAGCCAGGGCGCCATCAAGCTGGAACTGTTCGAAAAGGAGGCGCCCATTAGCGTCAAGAATTTCCTCGGGTATGTCAACAAGGGGTTCTATAACGGTACGATCTTTCATCGCGTCATCAACGGCTTCATGATCCAGGGGGGCGGCTTTACCACCGACTTCGTCCAGAAACCGACCGTCAGCCCCATCAAGAACGAGGCGACCAATGGCCTGACAAATGACCGCGGCACCATCGCCATGGCCCGTACCGGCATGCCGGACAGCGCCACTGCGCAATTTTTCATCAATGTGGTGAACAACCGCATGTTGAACCGCCCCAGCCCGGACGGCTACGGCTATGCCGTTTTCGGCAAGGTCATTGAGGGGATGGACGTGGTGGACAGGATCAAAGCGGTCAGGACCGGATTCCACCACGGCATGGGGGATGTGCCCGAACAGCAGGTGGTGATCAAGTCCGTGAAGGTGCTGAAATAG
- the groES gene encoding co-chaperone GroES: MSLRPLQDRILVKRVEEETRTAGGLFIPETAKEKPQRGEIVAAGNGKKTEDGKVLPLDVKVGDKVLFGKYSGTEIKVDGEEFLIMREEDILAIVE, from the coding sequence ATGAGTTTGAGACCACTTCAGGACCGCATCCTCGTCAAGAGGGTCGAAGAAGAAACCAGGACGGCTGGGGGGCTCTTCATCCCTGAAACCGCTAAGGAAAAACCGCAGCGTGGCGAGATCGTGGCTGCCGGAAACGGCAAGAAGACCGAAGACGGCAAGGTTTTGCCGCTGGACGTGAAGGTGGGGGACAAAGTCCTGTTCGGCAAATATTCGGGCACCGAGATCAAGGTGGACGGTGAAGAGTTCCTGATTATGCGGGAAGAAGACATCCTGGCCATCGTAGAATAG
- the cobT gene encoding nicotinate-nucleotide--dimethylbenzimidazole phosphoribosyltransferase: MNILETTLERIKPVNAELLQQAQAKLDNKTKPLGSLGRLEEFGRRVAAISGTMNPDTTKKVIFTFAGDHGVTDEGVSAFPKEVTPQMAFNMLAGGAGVNVLARHAGVEVRLVDVGMDYDFNGAPGLIDRKVARGTKNFAKGPAMTRDEALAALKVGIDQADQCKAEGVAMAGTGELGIGNTTPSSAIIAAISGISVKELTHRGTGINDAALANKIRVIEQGLALNRPDPKDPLDVLTKVGGLEIAAIAGLVLGCAANAIPVVVDGFISTAGALIASELHPNVRDYIFAAHASVEIGHRFMLERIGATPILDLNMRLGEGTGAALSMSLIEAGVKVLKEMATFEQAGVAEQL; encoded by the coding sequence ATGAACATCCTAGAGACCACGCTGGAACGCATCAAACCGGTCAACGCCGAACTGCTGCAACAGGCCCAGGCAAAACTGGACAACAAGACCAAACCCCTGGGTTCCCTGGGCAGGCTGGAGGAATTCGGGCGCCGTGTCGCCGCCATCAGCGGCACCATGAATCCCGACACCACGAAGAAGGTCATCTTCACCTTTGCCGGCGACCATGGCGTGACCGACGAGGGGGTTTCGGCCTTCCCGAAAGAGGTCACGCCCCAGATGGCCTTTAACATGCTGGCCGGCGGCGCCGGGGTCAACGTGCTTGCCCGCCATGCCGGGGTCGAGGTACGGCTGGTGGATGTGGGGATGGACTACGACTTCAACGGCGCCCCTGGCCTGATCGACCGCAAGGTGGCCCGCGGCACCAAAAACTTCGCCAAGGGACCGGCCATGACCCGCGACGAAGCTCTGGCAGCCCTGAAGGTCGGCATCGACCAGGCCGACCAGTGCAAGGCGGAAGGGGTTGCCATGGCGGGAACGGGGGAACTGGGCATCGGCAATACGACCCCCTCCTCGGCCATCATCGCCGCCATCTCCGGCATTTCGGTCAAGGAGCTGACCCACCGGGGCACCGGCATCAACGACGCCGCCCTGGCGAACAAGATTCGCGTCATCGAACAGGGGCTGGCCCTCAACCGCCCCGACCCGAAGGACCCTCTGGACGTACTGACCAAGGTGGGGGGACTGGAGATCGCCGCCATTGCCGGCTTGGTGCTGGGATGCGCAGCCAATGCCATCCCGGTTGTGGTGGACGGCTTCATCTCCACCGCCGGGGCATTGATCGCCTCGGAATTACACCCGAATGTGCGCGACTATATCTTTGCCGCCCATGCGTCGGTGGAAATCGGCCACCGTTTCATGCTGGAACGGATCGGCGCCACGCCGATCCTGGACCTGAATATGCGCCTGGGAGAAGGCACCGGCGCCGCCTTGTCCATGAGCCTGATCGAAGCCGGGGTCAAGGTTTTGAAAGAGATGGCCACCTTCGAGCAGGCTGGGGTAGCGGAACAACTATAA
- a CDS encoding YajD family HNH nuclease — MAPPKRPVTVKLPSAAEAAARIEAMRRQTEGSANYRTKSLKIHGPICAKCGREFDQANLHLLTVHHKDGNHNNNPADGSNWENLCAHCHEDEHSRDLLGDYLSK, encoded by the coding sequence ATGGCACCCCCAAAACGACCGGTCACGGTCAAGCTCCCCTCGGCCGCCGAAGCCGCGGCCCGCATAGAGGCCATGCGGCGGCAGACAGAGGGCAGCGCCAACTACCGGACAAAGTCCTTGAAGATCCACGGCCCGATCTGCGCCAAATGCGGCCGGGAATTCGACCAGGCCAACCTGCACCTCCTGACCGTCCACCACAAGGACGGCAACCACAACAACAACCCTGCCGACGGCAGCAACTGGGAAAACCTGTGCGCCCACTGCCACGAGGACGAGCACAGCCGGGATCTGCTGGGGGACTATCTCAGCAAATAG
- a CDS encoding cupin domain-containing protein: MELIGKALTMSDLVAYQDGSVVSKTLIDKTIGTVTLFSFDAGQGLSEHTAPYDAFVQVVDGEAEVTIEGSPQTVGAGQMIIMPANKPHALKAVKPFKMLLVMIRA, translated from the coding sequence ATGGAGCTGATCGGAAAAGCCCTGACCATGAGCGACCTGGTTGCCTATCAGGACGGTTCGGTGGTCAGCAAGACGTTGATCGACAAGACAATCGGAACGGTGACGCTGTTTTCCTTCGATGCCGGGCAGGGGCTTTCCGAACATACCGCCCCCTACGACGCCTTTGTGCAGGTGGTGGACGGCGAGGCCGAGGTGACCATCGAGGGGAGCCCCCAGACGGTGGGGGCCGGCCAGATGATCATCATGCCGGCCAACAAACCCCATGCACTCAAGGCGGTCAAGCCGTTCAAGATGCTGTTGGTGATGATCCGCGCGTAA
- the cobU gene encoding bifunctional adenosylcobinamide kinase/adenosylcobinamide-phosphate guanylyltransferase, which produces MAKTIFITGGARSGKSRFAEELARQFGAPLCYLATAQALDDEMAERVKRHRLRRGDAWQTIEEPLHLSHALARCDGTGEAVLVDCLTLWLSNLLFHYDEREEDAEARIMEDVRRLTATLREMRTPVIVVSNEVGQGIVPENRLARRFRDIAGQANQLLAAMADEAYVAISGIPLRLK; this is translated from the coding sequence ATGGCCAAAACAATCTTCATTACCGGCGGGGCGCGAAGCGGCAAGAGCCGTTTCGCCGAGGAACTGGCCCGACAATTCGGCGCGCCGCTCTGCTACCTGGCAACGGCCCAGGCGCTGGACGACGAGATGGCGGAGCGGGTCAAAAGACACCGTCTGCGCCGGGGCGATGCCTGGCAGACCATTGAGGAGCCCCTGCATCTGTCCCATGCCCTGGCCCGTTGCGACGGCACCGGCGAGGCGGTTTTGGTGGACTGCCTCACCCTGTGGCTCTCCAACCTGCTCTTTCACTACGACGAGCGGGAAGAAGACGCCGAGGCCCGCATCATGGAGGATGTGCGCCGCCTGACGGCCACCCTGCGGGAGATGCGGACCCCGGTCATTGTGGTGTCCAACGAGGTGGGCCAGGGGATCGTGCCGGAAAACCGCCTGGCGCGCCGTTTCCGCGACATCGCCGGCCAAGCTAACCAACTCCTGGCGGCCATGGCGGACGAGGCGTATGTGGCCATCAGCGGGATACCGCTCAGGTTGAAATAG
- the groL gene encoding chaperonin GroEL (60 kDa chaperone family; promotes refolding of misfolded polypeptides especially under stressful conditions; forms two stacked rings of heptamers to form a barrel-shaped 14mer; ends can be capped by GroES; misfolded proteins enter the barrel where they are refolded when GroES binds) — protein MAAKIIKFDQDGRNAILKGVNTLADAVKVTLGPKGRNVVIDKSFGAPLITKDGVTVAKEIELEDKFENMGAQLVKEVASKTSDVAGDGTTTATVLAQAIYRQGSKLVAAGHNPMEIKRGIDKAVETIVDELKKISKPIKDHKEIAQVGTISANNDKTIGDIIAEAMEKVGKEGVITVEEAKAMETSLETVEGMQFDRGYLSPYFVTDPERMEATLENAVILIHDKKISNMKDLLPVLEQTAKTGRPLLIIAEDIEGEALATLVVNKLRGVLNVAAVKAPGFGDRRKAMLEDLAILTGGQVISEEVGFKLDQTTIEMLGRAKRITIDKDNTTIIDGDGKEEAIQGRVKMIRAQIEETTSDYDREKLQERLAKLVGGVAVIKVGAATEVEMKEKKARVEDALHATRAAVDEGIVPGGGVAYIRALKVLDGLELTAEQQFGVNVVKASLEAPIRQIADNAGIDASIVVDKIKNGKDAFGYDASSDEYVDMIKTGIIDPTKVSRSALQNASSIAGLMLTTEALIAEKPKEESALPAMPGGGMGGMGGMGGMY, from the coding sequence ATGGCTGCAAAGATTATCAAGTTCGACCAGGACGGTCGTAACGCCATTCTGAAGGGTGTCAACACCCTGGCAGACGCCGTTAAGGTTACTCTCGGCCCCAAGGGTCGTAACGTCGTTATCGACAAATCCTTCGGCGCGCCGCTGATCACCAAGGACGGCGTGACGGTTGCCAAGGAAATCGAACTGGAAGACAAATTCGAAAACATGGGCGCCCAGTTGGTGAAGGAAGTCGCTTCCAAGACCTCCGACGTTGCCGGTGACGGCACCACCACCGCCACGGTTCTGGCCCAGGCCATCTACCGTCAGGGCTCCAAGCTGGTCGCTGCCGGTCACAACCCGATGGAGATCAAGCGCGGCATCGACAAGGCCGTGGAAACCATCGTGGATGAACTGAAGAAAATCTCCAAGCCGATCAAGGACCACAAAGAGATCGCCCAGGTCGGCACCATCTCCGCCAACAACGACAAAACCATCGGCGACATCATTGCCGAAGCCATGGAGAAGGTCGGCAAGGAAGGCGTCATCACCGTCGAGGAAGCCAAGGCGATGGAAACCAGCCTGGAGACCGTGGAAGGGATGCAGTTCGACCGCGGTTACCTCTCCCCCTACTTCGTTACCGATCCGGAGCGCATGGAAGCGACCCTCGAGAACGCCGTGATCCTGATCCACGACAAGAAGATCTCCAACATGAAGGACCTGCTCCCGGTTCTTGAGCAGACCGCCAAAACCGGCCGCCCGCTGCTGATCATCGCCGAAGACATCGAAGGCGAAGCGCTGGCTACCCTGGTGGTCAACAAACTGCGCGGCGTGCTGAACGTCGCTGCCGTCAAGGCTCCCGGTTTCGGCGACCGCCGCAAGGCCATGCTGGAAGACCTGGCCATCCTGACCGGCGGCCAGGTGATCTCCGAAGAGGTCGGTTTCAAACTCGACCAGACCACCATCGAGATGCTGGGCCGCGCCAAACGCATCACTATCGATAAGGACAACACCACCATCATCGACGGCGACGGCAAGGAAGAGGCCATCCAGGGCCGCGTGAAGATGATCCGCGCCCAGATCGAGGAAACCACCAGCGATTACGACCGCGAGAAGCTTCAGGAGCGTCTGGCCAAGTTGGTGGGCGGCGTTGCCGTCATCAAGGTCGGTGCCGCTACGGAAGTCGAGATGAAAGAGAAAAAGGCCCGCGTGGAAGACGCGCTGCACGCTACCCGCGCAGCCGTTGACGAGGGCATCGTCCCCGGCGGCGGTGTGGCTTACATCCGCGCTCTCAAGGTGCTGGACGGCCTCGAGCTGACAGCCGAGCAGCAGTTCGGCGTCAACGTGGTCAAGGCCTCCCTGGAAGCTCCGATCCGCCAGATCGCCGACAATGCCGGCATCGACGCCTCCATCGTGGTGGACAAGATCAAGAACGGCAAGGATGCTTTCGGCTACGACGCCTCCTCCGACGAGTATGTCGACATGATCAAGACCGGCATCATCGACCCGACCAAGGTCTCCCGTTCGGCCCTGCAGAACGCCTCTTCCATCGCCGGCCTGATGCTGACCACCGAGGCTTTGATCGCCGAGAAGCCGAAGGAAGAATCCGCACTTCCTGCCATGCCGGGCGGCGGCATGGGTGGCATGGGCGGCATGGGCGGCATGTACTAA
- a CDS encoding CAP domain-containing protein: MRLLCSTIVLLLALAPPAAALDHTLAAQVLGEINLARTAPRTYAAFLREFRNRFRGTYFLLPGSDTRMQTREGVKAVDEAIRYLSRLKPQPPLAWSDGLAAAAAELAEEQGRSGATGHTGLESHGMRERIDRHGKWNRQIAENIGYGPSEARNMVMQLIVDDGVPDRGHRKNTFSAVFRTAGVACGPHPGFGGMCVIDFADTFREYEE, from the coding sequence ATGAGACTTCTTTGTTCCACCATCGTTCTGCTTCTGGCGCTGGCCCCCCCGGCAGCGGCCCTGGATCACACCCTGGCCGCGCAGGTCCTGGGAGAGATCAACCTGGCCCGCACCGCACCGCGCACCTATGCCGCCTTTCTGCGGGAGTTCCGCAACCGGTTCCGGGGCACCTATTTCCTGCTGCCGGGCAGCGACACGCGCATGCAGACCCGTGAAGGGGTCAAGGCCGTGGATGAGGCCATCCGCTACCTCTCCCGCCTGAAACCCCAGCCGCCCCTTGCCTGGTCGGACGGGCTGGCAGCGGCAGCGGCCGAACTGGCGGAGGAGCAGGGGCGCTCCGGCGCCACGGGCCACACCGGACTGGAGAGTCACGGCATGCGGGAGCGGATCGACCGGCACGGGAAATGGAACCGGCAGATCGCCGAGAATATCGGCTATGGCCCCAGCGAGGCCCGGAACATGGTCATGCAATTGATCGTCGACGACGGGGTGCCGGACCGGGGGCATCGCAAGAACACCTTCAGCGCGGTTTTCAGGACCGCCGGGGTCGCCTGCGGCCCTCATCCGGGCTTTGGAGGCATGTGCGTCATCGATTTTGCGGATACGTTCAGGGAGTATGAAGAATAG
- a CDS encoding rhodanese-like domain-containing protein translates to MKMAKTMFMYLTFVLALYVATAFGAGRESVVIDVRTEAEWNTGHVEGARLLPHERIGESIGTVAGDKRTRIYLYCRTGRRTALAFDVLKKAGYEDIINLGTVENAAKELGRPIVK, encoded by the coding sequence ATGAAAATGGCAAAAACCATGTTCATGTACCTGACGTTCGTGCTGGCGCTTTACGTCGCAACAGCCTTTGGTGCCGGCAGGGAATCCGTGGTTATCGACGTCAGGACCGAAGCGGAATGGAATACGGGGCATGTGGAAGGGGCGCGGCTGCTCCCCCACGAGCGGATCGGGGAAAGCATCGGTACGGTGGCAGGGGATAAAAGGACCAGAATCTATCTCTATTGCCGCACCGGCCGCAGAACCGCCCTTGCCTTCGATGTGCTGAAAAAGGCGGGCTATGAGGACATCATCAACCTGGGGACCGTGGAGAACGCGGCCAAGGAGTTGGGCAGGCCGATTGTGAAGTAG